The following coding sequences are from one Fibrobacter sp. UBA4297 window:
- a CDS encoding TatD family hydrolase: protein MFDFHIHLARLPQKKQLTQLLLDRNYDFIAVSCEPWEWEDVSQLKKEFSTEIKPFKVTYGIHPMIATQVSSKTLAQLRTRLEEDPLAMVGEAGIDKRYPGYNDGTQDQIFLAQAGLALELKRNLQIHCVGDYMHVLKLLEEAGFKATQGQDASSREAPRPIFHRFGGDANFVKKALPFGALFSLHEDSFRKKSTAAAIKLIPESNVFFETDADESFLEPAELLDELEGRLESVRAAYAKCRE, encoded by the coding sequence ATGTTCGATTTTCACATTCATTTAGCTCGATTACCCCAAAAAAAGCAGCTCACGCAGTTGCTTTTAGACCGTAATTATGACTTTATTGCGGTTTCTTGTGAACCCTGGGAATGGGAAGATGTCTCGCAACTGAAAAAAGAGTTTTCGACCGAAATCAAGCCATTTAAAGTGACTTACGGGATCCACCCAATGATCGCAACACAGGTTTCTAGCAAAACATTAGCCCAACTGCGCACCCGCTTAGAAGAAGACCCACTTGCCATGGTCGGCGAAGCGGGTATTGATAAGCGCTATCCGGGCTACAACGACGGCACGCAGGACCAGATTTTTTTAGCGCAGGCCGGACTTGCATTAGAACTCAAGCGGAATTTGCAAATACACTGCGTTGGGGACTATATGCACGTGCTGAAACTTTTGGAAGAGGCGGGTTTTAAGGCTACGCAAGGACAAGACGCATCGTCACGAGAAGCGCCGCGCCCCATTTTCCACCGCTTTGGCGGCGATGCGAATTTTGTGAAAAAAGCCCTCCCCTTTGGAGCGCTCTTTTCACTGCACGAGGATAGCTTCCGCAAGAAATCGACCGCAGCCGCCATCAAGCTCATTCCCGAAAGCAACGTGTTCTTCGAGACCGACGCCGATGAATCTTTCTTGGAACCTGCGGAACTTCTCGACGAACTCGAAGGCCGACTAGAGTCAGTTCGAGCCGCCTACGCCAAGTGCCGTGAGTAA
- a CDS encoding type II toxin-antitoxin system VapC family toxin, with protein MIKSIEQSRILFLDSGPLVRLLQMHPDYYPVVSDVLDGVYENNVQVLVSSVTLFEICKKAYGANDGVLARQYREFFEKSANVRLCEVNADVALKAAELFAAAARTNHKLTEMESLRLATAFVNGADCILTECANFRDATDALVVTLDEI; from the coding sequence ATGATTAAATCTATTGAACAGAGTCGCATTTTGTTTTTGGATTCGGGGCCGCTGGTGCGGCTTCTCCAGATGCATCCTGATTACTACCCGGTTGTGTCGGACGTTTTGGACGGTGTCTATGAGAACAATGTGCAAGTTCTCGTTTCTTCTGTAACTTTATTTGAAATTTGCAAAAAGGCGTATGGTGCAAACGATGGCGTTTTAGCAAGGCAGTATCGTGAATTTTTTGAGAAGTCTGCTAACGTGCGCCTTTGCGAAGTGAATGCCGATGTTGCATTGAAGGCGGCGGAATTGTTTGCGGCTGCTGCCCGCACGAACCACAAGCTGACCGAGATGGAATCGCTACGCTTGGCGACCGCGTTCGTGAACGGCGCCGATTGCATCCTCACCGAATGCGCAAACTTCCGTGACGCCACCGATGCGCTCGTCGTTACGCTCGATGAAATTTAG
- the gatB gene encoding Asp-tRNA(Asn)/Glu-tRNA(Gln) amidotransferase subunit GatB, with product MSNYCPVIGLEIHCQLATKTKMFCGCEIEVNTSPNKHVCPVCLGMPGAMPVPNKKAVEYAIRLGLALNCEIDLNAMWTRKNYFYPDLPKGYQITQTGGLPVYDHPICKNGWLEIVKADGTKKRVGITRIHMEEDAGKLIHDMSPSQSHFDANRCGTPLCEIVTEPDIRSPEEAVLVLKKIKQTLEYTRVSNANMENGNMRCDGNISLRASEDAPFGIRAEIKNLNSFTNLEKALYCEMNLQASTLDAGKEVEQCTKRYDPNADKTIVIRSKEDAHDYKYFPEPDMVRLVTDPAFVEEIRRTLPELPDARRKRFMDDFGVSEYDAMVLTEDRDVSEWYDTAAKNCKNGKVLANWVITELLAKVKELEGGLSALKIKPEQLCALVNLIADNTINGKIAKTVFAEMFETGKDPEVIVKEKGLVQVTDTAAIEAVVREVCAANAAQFAEFKAGKVALKGFLVGMTMRKSGGKANPGLVNQILDKLAKEG from the coding sequence ATGTCTAATTACTGTCCTGTTATTGGTCTCGAAATCCATTGCCAGCTTGCCACTAAGACAAAGATGTTCTGTGGCTGCGAAATTGAAGTGAACACAAGCCCGAACAAGCATGTTTGCCCTGTTTGCCTCGGTATGCCGGGCGCTATGCCTGTGCCGAACAAGAAGGCTGTGGAATATGCCATCCGCTTGGGTCTCGCTCTCAACTGCGAAATTGATTTGAACGCCATGTGGACTCGTAAGAACTACTTCTACCCGGACCTTCCGAAGGGTTACCAGATTACGCAGACGGGTGGACTTCCGGTGTATGACCATCCGATTTGTAAGAACGGCTGGCTCGAAATCGTGAAGGCCGACGGCACCAAGAAGCGTGTGGGCATTACCCGTATCCACATGGAAGAAGATGCCGGTAAGCTCATCCACGACATGAGCCCGTCCCAAAGCCATTTTGACGCTAACCGCTGCGGTACGCCGCTTTGCGAAATCGTGACCGAACCGGACATCCGTAGCCCGGAAGAAGCCGTGCTCGTGCTGAAGAAAATCAAGCAGACGCTCGAATACACACGCGTTTCTAACGCCAACATGGAAAACGGCAACATGCGTTGCGATGGTAACATTTCGCTGCGCGCTTCTGAAGACGCTCCGTTCGGTATCCGCGCCGAAATCAAGAACTTGAACAGCTTCACGAACCTCGAAAAGGCTCTCTACTGCGAAATGAACCTGCAGGCCTCGACGCTCGATGCCGGCAAGGAAGTGGAACAGTGCACCAAGCGCTACGACCCCAATGCGGACAAGACCATCGTCATCCGCTCTAAGGAAGACGCCCACGACTACAAGTACTTCCCGGAACCGGACATGGTGCGCCTCGTGACTGACCCGGCCTTTGTGGAAGAAATCCGCCGCACGCTTCCGGAACTGCCGGATGCCCGCCGCAAGCGCTTCATGGACGACTTCGGTGTTTCCGAATACGACGCCATGGTGCTTACCGAAGACCGCGACGTGAGCGAATGGTATGACACCGCCGCGAAGAATTGCAAGAACGGCAAGGTCTTGGCCAACTGGGTGATTACTGAACTGCTGGCCAAGGTGAAGGAACTCGAAGGAGGTCTCTCCGCTCTCAAGATCAAGCCGGAACAGCTCTGCGCTCTCGTGAACCTTATTGCAGATAACACCATTAACGGAAAGATTGCAAAGACAGTCTTCGCCGAAATGTTCGAAACGGGCAAGGATCCTGAAGTCATCGTGAAGGAAAAGGGCCTCGTGCAGGTGACCGACACCGCTGCTATCGAAGCTGTGGTTCGTGAAGTCTGCGCCGCTAACGCCGCTCAGTTCGCTGAATTCAAGGCAGGCAAGGTTGCACTCAAGGGCTTCCTCGTGGGTATGACGATGCGCAAGTCCGGTGGCAAGGCTAACCCGGGTCTCGTGAACCAGATTCTCGACAAGCTCGCTAAGGAAGGGTAA
- a CDS encoding IMP cyclohydrolase, producing the protein MNYTEEAKQNFNDLSKNPYPGRGIVLGTSADGKSYVQVYWIMGRSVNSRNRVFEIEADTGFMKTKAFDESKLTDPHLIIYYPARHTKDVQIITNGDQTDTIYNAIKLGGTFESALRTRQYEDDAPNFTPRISGIHYKNAEPAIYKLSILKSRNNSEEAGCERMTFEFEKALNGLGHFISTYETDGKPIPSFNGFPKLMPIFNTAEETLKAYWDALNADNKVSLMVKWIDRETFEAKTIIVNKNK; encoded by the coding sequence ATGAACTACACAGAAGAAGCAAAACAGAATTTCAACGACCTCTCCAAGAACCCGTATCCGGGCCGTGGCATTGTGCTTGGCACAAGCGCCGATGGCAAGTCTTACGTGCAGGTTTACTGGATCATGGGTCGCAGCGTGAACAGCCGCAACCGCGTGTTTGAAATTGAAGCCGACACTGGCTTTATGAAGACCAAGGCTTTCGACGAATCCAAGCTCACGGACCCGCATCTCATCATTTACTATCCGGCTCGCCACACGAAGGACGTGCAGATTATTACGAACGGCGACCAGACGGACACGATTTACAACGCCATCAAGCTCGGTGGCACGTTCGAAAGCGCTCTTCGCACTCGCCAGTACGAAGACGACGCTCCGAACTTCACGCCGCGTATTTCCGGCATCCACTACAAGAATGCTGAACCGGCTATCTACAAGCTCTCCATCCTCAAGAGCCGCAATAATAGCGAAGAAGCAGGCTGCGAACGCATGACGTTTGAATTCGAAAAGGCTTTGAACGGTCTTGGACACTTCATCAGCACATACGAAACGGATGGCAAGCCGATCCCGTCTTTCAACGGTTTCCCGAAGCTCATGCCGATTTTCAACACTGCTGAAGAAACGCTCAAGGCTTACTGGGACGCTCTCAACGCTGACAACAAGGTTTCCTTGATGGTCAAGTGGATTGACCGCGAAACCTTCGAAGCTAAGACGATTATCGTGAATAAGAATAAGTAG
- a CDS encoding FISUMP domain-containing protein produces the protein MKVNFFAYGLAIACTLAACGDDSSTSPSTNNSGDSQISSSSATGVPASSAIESSDSKANSSSSQGTSANSNGFPANYNPTANTLTDERDGQVYKTAKVGNQIWMAENLRISNKYYDKSCGPTEDQPQEPDEVINKYGRYYSWITAMQLPCNYEDEWAAESVSDSAYHGPRQGICPKGWHVPSTSEWQTLLDQGPVRKLLSTEWDYSGYKGTDDYGFSLTIANEKYESFPCLQTASEEASNQNYMICFNTYSQKPVKLEHIYKHQETYLRCLMD, from the coding sequence ATGAAAGTAAATTTTTTTGCCTATGGTTTAGCAATTGCTTGCACCTTGGCTGCTTGTGGCGATGATTCTTCTACGAGCCCAAGCACAAACAACTCTGGAGATTCTCAAATTTCAAGTTCCTCAGCAACAGGTGTTCCAGCATCTTCCGCAATAGAAAGCAGCGATTCAAAGGCTAATTCTAGCAGTTCACAAGGAACATCTGCAAATTCCAACGGCTTTCCAGCAAACTACAATCCAACCGCAAACACATTAACCGACGAACGCGATGGTCAAGTTTACAAGACAGCAAAAGTCGGCAATCAAATTTGGATGGCAGAAAACTTAAGAATAAGCAATAAATATTACGACAAAAGCTGTGGTCCAACGGAAGATCAGCCTCAAGAACCCGATGAAGTTATAAATAAATACGGACGTTACTACTCCTGGATTACCGCCATGCAGCTCCCCTGCAATTATGAAGATGAATGGGCTGCCGAATCAGTCTCTGATTCGGCCTATCATGGTCCACGCCAAGGAATCTGCCCCAAAGGTTGGCACGTACCTTCAACCAGCGAATGGCAAACATTACTGGACCAAGGCCCAGTCAGAAAGTTGCTCTCGACCGAATGGGATTATTCAGGCTATAAGGGAACAGACGATTATGGTTTTTCTTTAACCATCGCAAACGAAAAATACGAGTCATTCCCATGTTTGCAAACAGCTAGCGAAGAAGCATCAAATCAAAACTACATGATTTGCTTCAACACTTATTCCCAAAAGCCCGTTAAGCTAGAACACATCTACAAGCACCAGGAAACATATCTCCGTTGCTTGATGGACTAA
- a CDS encoding GntR family transcriptional regulator, with the protein MRDEIKQAILQQELKDGEMLPSVRKLMKTFGVSSGTIQSVLKQLSEEGLIYSIRGKGFFWGKAPDANDLAQMLSKTVHRETVLERLEREFSTDWEKGFLDPNRNLPLAKELSDRYNVSQTILRKFLIHKVNQGILVRRGRLYAFASPLKTKTVKNFSEILFVTRCNSWGGFTAESERELDFLRLVYQTAGEQHFKLILLGINEESGKLIDRSGKICRLTDYPNAIGAVLSTLLVQNPHALLQLFYGVKYPVSVWWEHPLQNIPPRFLSKNNWAFFNSTFGEIPGQQLGKYLLQKGFKKVCYFSPYHNSSWSKDRLTGLMNSGLEVIAFTDDEFASPWDYKEIARQRVSRFSVESYARNLVKKKLLQFAKNVPEDCNCWVCVNDEVAGIFYEMSDDGDCTLPGDKTDPNVLGFDNSAESYLLRIASYDFNTSALIKQIFYYIENPDGFGNKKRLHQILGQVIEK; encoded by the coding sequence ATGCGTGACGAGATCAAACAAGCGATTTTGCAGCAAGAGCTGAAAGACGGGGAAATGCTCCCGTCTGTACGCAAGCTGATGAAAACGTTTGGAGTCTCGTCGGGAACCATTCAGAGCGTGCTCAAGCAACTCTCCGAAGAAGGTCTCATTTACAGCATCCGCGGCAAGGGATTCTTCTGGGGCAAGGCTCCGGACGCCAATGATCTTGCGCAAATGCTTTCGAAGACTGTTCATCGCGAAACCGTGCTCGAACGCCTTGAACGCGAATTTTCAACGGACTGGGAAAAAGGGTTCCTCGACCCGAATAGGAATTTGCCGCTTGCCAAAGAACTCTCAGACCGCTACAATGTATCGCAGACGATTCTCCGCAAGTTCCTGATCCACAAAGTGAATCAGGGAATTCTCGTGCGTCGTGGGCGCTTGTACGCATTCGCCTCCCCGCTCAAGACAAAGACGGTCAAGAATTTCAGCGAGATTTTGTTCGTCACGCGATGCAATTCGTGGGGCGGCTTTACCGCAGAAAGCGAACGAGAACTCGACTTTTTGCGTCTCGTTTACCAGACCGCAGGTGAACAACATTTCAAGCTCATTCTGCTCGGCATCAACGAAGAAAGCGGCAAGCTCATTGACCGCAGTGGAAAAATCTGCCGCCTGACAGATTATCCGAATGCTATCGGTGCAGTACTATCGACACTCTTGGTGCAGAATCCGCACGCGCTTTTGCAGCTCTTTTACGGTGTGAAATACCCCGTCTCCGTGTGGTGGGAACACCCGTTGCAAAACATCCCGCCGAGATTCTTGAGCAAGAACAACTGGGCATTTTTTAACTCCACATTCGGAGAAATCCCGGGCCAGCAGCTCGGCAAATACCTTTTGCAAAAAGGCTTCAAGAAGGTCTGTTATTTCTCGCCGTACCATAACAGTTCCTGGTCCAAGGACCGCTTGACAGGCCTCATGAATTCGGGGCTAGAAGTCATTGCATTTACCGATGACGAATTTGCAAGCCCGTGGGACTACAAGGAAATCGCAAGGCAGAGAGTTTCGAGATTTTCCGTCGAATCATACGCCCGTAATCTCGTGAAGAAAAAGCTTTTGCAGTTCGCCAAGAATGTTCCTGAGGATTGCAATTGCTGGGTCTGCGTAAACGACGAAGTTGCAGGTATCTTCTACGAAATGAGCGATGACGGCGATTGCACCTTGCCTGGCGACAAGACCGACCCGAACGTGCTCGGATTCGACAACTCCGCCGAAAGCTACTTGTTGCGCATTGCGTCGTATGACTTCAACACGAGCGCACTCATCAAGCAGATTTTCTACTACATCGAAAATCCCGATGGCTTCGGGAATAAAAAACGCCTGCACCAGATTCTCGGACAAGTCATTGAGAAGTAA
- the trmFO gene encoding methylenetetrahydrofolate--tRNA-(uracil(54)-C(5))-methyltransferase (FADH(2)-oxidizing) TrmFO: MTYKVRVIGGGLAGCEAALQLASRGFQVDLYEMRPNRQTPAHRDGHLAQLVCSNSFKALGITSAHGLLKAELTLLGSFLLDCAREAAVPAGDSLTVNRDIFSELVEKKIAEFPNITLHREEVTSLEGDCPTLVAAGPLASDALADDIFKRLGSNRLHFFDAIAPVVETDSIDFNHAFYMNRWEKGETADFINCPLDKETYTEFVNKLCEAEATEPRPFEKRELFEGCLPVEEMARRGYETLRHGPMRPIGLGLGNNGHLWYAVIQLRAENKQKTLFNMVGFQTRLKWGTQKEIFTMVPALRNAKFARLGCMHRNTFIESPKFLDKTLRLRPELDCAKDIPPTWFAGQITGSEGYTEAVATGWYAAWNMAQTILHGHADPLPEESCIGSLMNRLVEENEDFQPMNFNFGLLPHHEGLKKKNKKEILAERAERAVREWIAARNMA; encoded by the coding sequence ATGACCTATAAAGTACGAGTTATTGGTGGCGGTCTTGCAGGCTGCGAAGCGGCTTTACAATTGGCAAGCCGTGGTTTTCAGGTAGATTTGTACGAAATGCGCCCCAACAGGCAGACGCCCGCCCATAGGGATGGACACCTCGCCCAACTCGTCTGTTCTAACAGTTTCAAGGCTTTGGGCATAACTAGTGCCCATGGCCTTTTAAAAGCGGAACTCACTCTGCTCGGGAGTTTCCTCCTAGATTGCGCGCGCGAAGCGGCAGTGCCAGCAGGTGATTCCTTGACGGTGAACCGCGACATTTTTAGTGAACTTGTCGAAAAGAAGATTGCAGAATTCCCGAACATTACGCTGCACCGCGAAGAAGTGACGAGCCTCGAAGGCGATTGCCCGACACTTGTTGCCGCAGGTCCTTTGGCAAGTGATGCTCTCGCCGACGATATTTTTAAACGCCTCGGCAGTAACCGTCTGCACTTCTTTGATGCAATTGCGCCCGTCGTCGAAACGGACAGCATCGACTTTAACCATGCGTTCTACATGAATCGCTGGGAAAAAGGCGAAACGGCAGACTTTATCAACTGCCCGCTCGACAAGGAAACTTATACAGAATTTGTAAACAAGCTCTGCGAAGCAGAAGCAACCGAACCGCGCCCGTTCGAAAAACGCGAACTTTTTGAAGGTTGCCTGCCGGTCGAAGAAATGGCGCGTCGTGGCTACGAAACTCTCCGCCACGGGCCCATGCGCCCCATCGGGCTTGGGCTTGGAAACAACGGACATCTGTGGTATGCCGTGATCCAACTCCGCGCCGAAAACAAACAGAAGACTTTGTTCAACATGGTCGGTTTCCAGACGCGCCTCAAGTGGGGCACGCAAAAGGAAATCTTTACCATGGTGCCTGCACTGCGCAATGCAAAATTTGCACGCCTCGGCTGCATGCACCGCAACACGTTTATCGAATCGCCGAAGTTCCTTGATAAGACGCTCCGCTTGCGTCCGGAACTCGACTGCGCCAAGGATATTCCGCCCACGTGGTTTGCAGGCCAGATTACGGGTTCTGAAGGCTACACCGAAGCGGTTGCTACAGGTTGGTACGCTGCATGGAATATGGCGCAGACGATTTTGCACGGACACGCCGACCCGCTCCCTGAAGAGAGCTGTATCGGCTCCTTGATGAACCGCCTTGTCGAAGAGAACGAGGATTTCCAGCCGATGAACTTCAACTTCGGCCTTCTCCCCCATCACGAGGGACTCAAGAAAAAGAACAAGAAAGAGATTCTTGCCGAACGTGCCGAACGCGCCGTTCGTGAATGGATTGCAGCCCGTAACATGGCATAA